One Paralichthys olivaceus isolate ysfri-2021 chromosome 8, ASM2471397v2, whole genome shotgun sequence genomic region harbors:
- the slc25a10b gene encoding mitochondrial dicarboxylate carrier: MTEKRMSRWYFGGLASCGAACCTHPLDLIKVHLQTQQEVKKRMLGMAIHVVKNDGVLALYNGLSASLCRQMSYSLTRFAIYETVRDMMGSTSQGPMPFYQKVLLGAFGGFTGGFVGTPADMVNVRMQNDMKLPPELRRNYKHAVDGLFRVSREEGVRRLFSGATMASSRGAMVTVGQLACYDQAKQLVLGTGMMGDNMLTHFLSSFIAGGCATFLCQPLDVLKTRLMNSKGEYAGVTHCLRETAKLGPLAFYKGLVPAGIRLIPHTVLTFIFLEQLKKNFGIRIIS; the protein is encoded by the exons ATGACGGAGAAGCGCATGTCGCGGTGGTACTTCGGGGGACTGGCGTCGTGCGGGGCCGCCTGCTGCACGCACCCCCTGGATCTGATCAAG GTACATCTGcagacacagcaggaggtgaagaagaggatgtTGGGGATGGCCATTCACGTGGTGAAGAATGACGGGGTGCTGGCTCTCTACAATggcctctctgcctccctctgtaGACAG atgTCCTATTCCCTCACCAGGTTTGCCATCTATGAGACAGTGAGGGACATGATGGGCAGCACAAGCCAGGGCCCAATGCCGTTCTACCAGAAGGTCCTGCTGGGAGCCTTTGGTG GTTTCACTGGTGGATTTGTTGGAACGCCAGCAGACATGGTGAATGTCAG GATGCAGAATGATATGAAACTACCACCTGAGCTGAGGAGGAA CTACAAGCATGCTGTCGATGGGCTCTTCAGAGTCTCCAGAGAAG AGGGTGTGAGGCGACTGTTCTCAGGAGCCACCATGGCCTCGAGCAGAGGAGCCATGGTCACGGTTGGACAG TTGGCGTGTTACGACCAGGCCAAGCAGCTCGTGttgggaacggggatgatggGAGATAACATGCTCACACACTTTCTTTCCAGCTTCATTGCT GGAGGCTGTGCAACTTTCCTGTGTCAACCTCTGGATGTGCTGAAGACGAGACTGATGAACTCAAAGGGAGAGTACGCG GGGGTGACACATTGCTTACGTGAAACTGCTAAGCTGGGACCGCTAGCATTctacaag GGTCTCGTCCCAGCAGGGATCCGCTTGATTCCCCACACAGTGCTGACCTTCATCTTCCTGGAGCAGCTCAAGAAGAACTTTGGCATTCGCATCATCTCCTGA
- the cldn31 gene encoding claudin-9, translated as MASTGLQLLGLILTVLGWVCGALVCAAPLWRVSAFVGGELVIAQVLWEGLWMNCLSQTTGQIQCKTYDSTLALPTSGQAARGLTVLSLLLCLLALTLGVAGAKCTHCMGDANQASKARLARLAGVLFLVAGLAYLIPICWTAYTIIRDFYDPNVAAPLKRELGPALYLGWGASLLLLVGGSLLHVGSSPPGGRVLPVFGGATKDNPRPGSAGEGKQQEKSFV; from the coding sequence ATGGCATCAACAGGTCTCCAGCTGCTCGGATTGATTTTGACCGTGCTGGGTTGGGTGTGCGGGGCGTTGGTGTGCGCCGCTCCGCTGTGGCGTGTGTCTGCCTTCGTGGGCGGAGAGCTGGTGATCGCCCAGGTATTGTGGGAGGGACTGTGGATGAACTGCCTGTCTCAGACCACAGGCCAGATCCAGTGCAAGACCTATGACTCCACCCTGGCGCTGCCCACGTCCGGCCAAGCCGCCCGAGGTCTCACCgtcctctccctgctcctctgccTTCTGGCCCTCACACTTGGGGTCGCAGGGGCCAAGTGCACTCATTGCATGGGCGATGCCAACCAGGCCTCCAAGGCTCGGCTGGCCAGGTTAGCAGGGGTGCTCTTCCTCGTGGCTGGCCTTGCCTACTTGATACCCATCTGTTGGACGGCCTACACCATCATCAGGGACTTCTATGACCCAAACGTTGCAGCACCCCTAAAGAGAGAGCTGGGACCGGCGCTGTACCTTGGCTGGGGGGCCAGTCTGCTGCTCCTGGTTGGAGGCTCGCTGCTGCAcgttgggtcttctcctccaggaggaAGGGTACTGCCTGTGTTTGGAGGAGCGACGAAGGACAACCCGCGACCTGGGTCAGCAGGAGAAGGGAAGCAACAGGAAAAATCTTTTGTATGA